The Polyangium mundeleinium genome contains the following window.
CACCAGGCGCCGACGACGCGCACGATGTCGCGTGTCGAGGTCCGCCAGCTCCCCGGCGCGTTCGGCGATCCTTTCCGCGCCATCGAGGCCATGCCCGGCGTCACGCCCATCGCCTCGGGCGTCCCTTATTTTTTCGTGCGCGGCGCGCCGCCCGGCAACGTGGGGTATTTCCTCGACGGCATCCGCGTCCCGCTCCTCTTCCACGTGGCCGCGGGGCCGAGCGTCATTCACCCCGGCCTCGTCGATCGTGTGGATCTTTATCCCGGCGGCTTCCCTTCGCGGTATGGCCGGTTCACGGGCGGCATCGTCGCCGGCACCGTCCGCGAGCCCGAAAATCGCCTGCACGGCGAGGGCAACATCCGCTTGTTCGACGCAGGCGCGATGGTCGAGGCGCCTTTCGCGAACGGCCGCGGCGCCGCGCTCGTCGCCGGCCGATATGCGTATCCCGAGCTGGTCCTGAAGCTCGCTTCCCCGGCATCGAGCTCGGTTACTGGGACTATCAGGCGCGGATCCATTACGACCTCACGCCCTCGGACCGCATCAGCGTCTTCGCCTTCGGCTCGCACGACTACCTCGCGCAGATCGACGACGACGACGGCGAGAAGGAGGTCGTCGTCGCCGGCCAGTTCCACCGCATCGATTTTCGTTACGATCGGAAGCTCGGCAACCGCGGAAAATTGCGTCACGCGATCACGCTCGGTTACGACGAGAGCCAGGCCCGCGGCGGCGAGAACGCAGGCAAAACGTGGCTGCTCGGCTCGCGCACTGAGCTCACCTTGCGCCCTTCGGAAAGCGTGACCGTGCGCGCGGGCGCCGATGCGTACGTCGAGCGCTTCAAGATCGACATCGAGGAGGAGGACGACGACGCGCCGAGCCCGAACGACCTCGCGCTCATGCGGCAGCTCACGAGCCGCGACGATTTCACCGCCGCCCTATGGGCCGACGCCGTGATCCGCCCCCTGCCCGCGCTCGAACTCGTCCCCGGTGTACGCTCCGACATTTTCACGTCCGACGGCGTCGCCAAGGCGACCTTCGATCCGCGGCTCGCGAGCCGGCTCGAGGCCGGAAAACGCTTCACGATCGTCGGCGCGTTTGGCGTGTCGCACCAGCCCCCGAGCTTCCTCGGCGCGGCCCCGGGCCTCCAAATCGGAGGATTGCAGGGCGGCGTGCAAACGGGGCTCCTGTCGAGCGCGGGCGTCGAGATGGCCCTGCCCCTCGACATCACCGCGACCGTGACGGGCTTTCGTGGCGCGTTCTTCAACTTGAGCGATCCGATCGGCAATCGCCCGCCCGCGACCGAGCTCGGGTATGCCCGGCAGGCGGAGCTCCGCGGAACCGGCAGCACGTACGGCATGGAGCTTTATCTCCGGCGCAGCCTCTCAAAGCGCCTCGGGGGGTTCCTCTCGTATACGCTCTCGCGTTCGCTCCGCCATATCGGCAACCAGACATTCGAGTCGGCCTACGACCGGCGGCACGTCATGAACCTCGCGGCCTCCTACGACCTCGGCAGGAACTGGAAGATCGGCGGCCGCATCGTCTTTTACACGGGCTCGCCGATGATCCTCGATTACCGGGTCCGCCGCCGTGACCTCGGCCTGCCGGACGACCCCGACGAGGGCCCGGATCTCCCCGACACACCCGAGGACCACGCGCAACGCGAGGAGCTTCGAAAGCTGCTCGCGAACTACGTGCAGAGCCTCAATTTGCCCGATCGCCTGCCCGCGTTTTTCCGCCTCGACGTGCGTCTGGAAAAACGATGGACATTCCCGAACGGCCGCTGGATCTCGTTCACCGTGGAGGTGCTGAACGCGACCGCCGGCAAGGAGGTGACGCAATACGAATGTTCGTTCCAGGACGGATGCGCGCCCGAGGAGATCGGGCCGCTCGTGATCCCGAGTATCGGGGTCGAGGGTGGTTTCTAGCGAATCAAGGGCCCAGGACGAGATATCGGATGCCGATGTCGCTCGTCGTGTTGAACTCGTAAAGCGCGACGTGGATCCGGCCGACCCCGTCGCGGTCGAACGTGGCGCCGAGCGGGGAAAACCCCTCCGTCACGACGGCCTGCTTGGGCCCGCCGGGAACGGGCGCGGCGACGACGAGCTGTCCCGCGGTCGGCGAGGCGAACTTGACCCGCGAATAAAAGAGGCGCACGGCGCCTGCCTCGTTGGTCACGATTCCCAGCGGATACACCGTGCTGTCCTGTGGCACCTTTTCGAGGGGCATGACGGTCCACGTGTCCTTCCCTTCCCGCGTCACGTACACGAGCTCGAACGTGAAATCCGCGAGCTGGCGTAATGTGAGGATGTGGGGTTTGCCCTGGGGGTTCACGACGTCCGCCGCGGTGGTGCCCAGCACGAGGCGATACGCGTCCGCTTGCAGGGTCCCCGAGCCGAACGGCATGACGACCTCGTGCGCGAGCGGCGGCGCATGCCAGTGGATCTCCCACGCGCCATTCACGGCCTCCCACGCGATGAGGTGCGGCGCGCCCTCGGGCGAGACCACGACCGGGAACGGAAAGGGGGTCCCGCCCAGCGTTTCGACGGACCAGGACGAACCATATCGCCCCAAAAGGAGCTCGTCGCCGGGACCCCGGAACCCAGCGAAGAGCTCACCCGTGGGTCCGAGCGCGAATCCCCGGGCCAGGTGCGTGCCCTCCTCGGGGACGTCCTCGACGAGGCTCCATCCCTCCGCGGAAAACGACCACAACGAAGCCCCGAAGGCGCCGTCGTTCATGAGTGCGACCGGCAAATCCGGCGCAATGGACACGAGTCCGGCCGTGGCCGAATCGAACGGCGTCGGGGTCACCTGCCAGTCGCCCACGGCCTTGCGCACGGCGTAAAAACCCTTGTATTCGCCCGTGGCCGACGAAAAGAGGATCCGGGGGTGGCAGGACGCATCGAGCGAAAGCGCGGGGGCGTCGTTCCGATATGCGGGCGGGACGACGAGCAGCTCCTCTTCGAGGACCTGGCAAGGCGCTTCCAAGCCGCAAAGCGGCTGCGCGGGGCCCGATGGCTTCGTGAGCGGCTTGCACAGCGCAGACGGACCCGCGCCCAAACCCCCCACGCCGGACGAGCCGCCGGCGCCTCCGGAGCCGCCAGCGCCCGAGGCCCCGGCGCCGCCGCTCCCGGACGTGGAGGTGTCGATCGTATCCACCACGGGCCCGCAGCCCGCGAGCCCAGCCGAGAACCCAAGAAAGGCAAGCAGGTACTTCATGGGCGCATCGTACCAGGAGCCCGCCCGGTCCGCGAGGCGCAGGAAGAGCGACCTTCAGGGGCTCGACAAGATGGCGCCGACGTACCTGGACGCGTAACTCGACACGAGGAGATCCGGCAACGTGTCCCCGTTCAGCCGCCCGACGGCGAGCGAATACCCGGACCAGACGTACGGGAACGTCACCTCGGCGTTGAATTGCCCCGCCGCGTCCTGGAAGTGCAGCGGGATCTTTTGATCGAACGAGGCGACGCTCGCGATGTCGAGCCTGCCGTCGAGGTTCAGATCGACGAGGAAGACCTTCCGGAGCTGCTTGCCCGCGGGCACGAGCGTCGGCTCCGCGAGCTCGCCGGCCGGCATTCCCTTGAAGAGGCGCAGGTCCGCGAGATCCGTGAAGATGCTCGGCGCGACCACGAGATCGGTTTGTCCGTCCTGGTCGACGTCGCCGGCCGCGAGCGCGCCCACCTCGAAATCGCATTGCGTCGTGGCGAGCTTCGTGAAGGCTCCGTTGCCCTCGTTCTCGAATGTATCGACGCGCGTGCTTATCCCGAGGACGAGCTCGGGCAAACCATCCCCCGTGCGATCTACGAGCGTGGCGGAATCGACGTCGAACCCGAGGGCGATCGTGAACTTGGTCTTCGGCGAGAGTCCTCCCATGCCGTCATTGAGGAGAGCCTGGGCGTCGTAGGAGCCGACGAGGAGGACGTCGGCGTCGCCGTCGGCGTCGAGATCCTCGACGAAAAGCTCATGCGTCGCGTCGAGGACACCCGGCACCGGCACCGGCGCGCCGAAATGGCCTGCGCCGTCATTC
Protein-coding sequences here:
- a CDS encoding TonB-dependent receptor plug domain-containing protein — translated: MSVFAFGSHDYLAQIDDDDGEKEVVVAGQFHRIDFRYDRKLGNRGKLRHAITLGYDESQARGGENAGKTWLLGSRTELTLRPSESVTVRAGADAYVERFKIDIEEEDDDAPSPNDLALMRQLTSRDDFTAALWADAVIRPLPALELVPGVRSDIFTSDGVAKATFDPRLASRLEAGKRFTIVGAFGVSHQPPSFLGAAPGLQIGGLQGGVQTGLLSSAGVEMALPLDITATVTGFRGAFFNLSDPIGNRPPATELGYARQAELRGTGSTYGMELYLRRSLSKRLGGFLSYTLSRSLRHIGNQTFESAYDRRHVMNLAASYDLGRNWKIGGRIVFYTGSPMILDYRVRRRDLGLPDDPDEGPDLPDTPEDHAQREELRKLLANYVQSLNLPDRLPAFFRLDVRLEKRWTFPNGRWISFTVEVLNATAGKEVTQYECSFQDGCAPEEIGPLVIPSIGVEGGF